In Clostridium omnivorum, the DNA window ACAGTCTGCAAATTAGCTCTAATTGCTGCATTATATAACGTAGTAGAAACTTGGCATATACCGCCACCCAATCCTGAATCTACCTTATTTCCTATGATAACTGGTGCTTCCTGGAATCCTCGACTGGCAGTTCTTTGCCCAACTACATCATTAAAACTAAAGGTCTCTCCTGGCATTAATACCTTTCCATTGATAAAACTTGTTGCAAGAGATATGTTAGTAGCTCTTGCAGCGGTGGATGTTGAAAAGTTAGTACTAAAGCTTGAAAGTTTTGTATTTATTTTTGAAAGTTTGTCTCCAGTTATAGATGCTTGTACATCTTCTACAGGAGCTTGTATTTCAACATCGCCATTTAAGTCTCCACTAATTTTACTCAAAATATCCTTTTCCAAATTCTCTGTATTTAATTTTGAACCTTTTTTATCTGGAGTTATTGAAAAATTTCCCCTACTAACCATATTTATAGCAGCATTTGCAGGTTGTTTATCAATTTCCTTTTGCATTACACCAATCAACTCTTTAACAGGTTTTGAATCAAATGTAAAGCTACCGGTTAATTTAAACTGTTTGGGAGTAGGACTTTTAATAAGTTTATTTTTCTGTAATAGACCCTTATCTTTATTATAAGAAAATGCTTCGTCTACAATTTTTTCTATATTGTATTTTGCACTTAATTTTTCATAGTTCAATGTATATGTTTTTTCTGGGGCTTTAATGTTTATTTTTTTCTTTATTAAAGCATCTCCATACTTTTGATTTAATATGGCTAAAGCTTCTACTTTTGTTTTACCAGATAGATCTACATCTTCTACTTTAACACCTGGATATATTACATTATCATAAGCTTTAACTTTGTTACTAATATTATTAAATGAAATACCTGCTGCTACAGCTGAAACCAAAACAACTGATGCAAGAGTTATTATAATTACGTTTTTTTTCATGCAAACCACCTCTCTCCCTGTAACATTATACTATATATTTTCGAATATTAATATGAGTAATAAATACTTTTTCTTACCTTTTATTCAATTTTATTTTTTTTTATGTTAAAATTAATTTGATATAAATATAAATACGTAAATAAATTTATTTCGTTCAATTTTTTAGATGAAAGGGGTTTAATCATGAATTACAGCAAGGAAAAAATTAAGTATTATTTAAACAGCATTCTTACAATTCCTAGTCCAACAGGTTATACAAACAAGATAATGGACTACATAAAGGAAGAACTACATCTTTTAAGCGTTCCATATACTACTACTAACAAAGGTGCAGTTATTGTAACTATAAAGGGTAAAGATGATAATTATCAAAGAACTTTTTCAGCACATGTAGATACATTAGGTGCTATGGTTAAAGGATTAAAGTCAAATGGTGCTCTTTCAATAGTTCCAGTAGGCGGCTTCATGATGAATTCTGTAGAAGGCGAAAATTGTACTATAGAAACTCTTGATGGTAAAACTTACACAGGCACTATACAAACCATAAAACCATCAGTACATATCAGCGGTCAAGATGCTCGTGAACTAAAAAGAACTCCTGAAAATATGGAAGTTGTTTTAGATGAAAAAGTATCTTCAAAAGATGATGTAGAGGCACTTGGAATCAATGTTGGAGATTTTGTTTGTTTTGATGCAAGAACAACCTTTACTGAAAAGGAATTCATAAAGAGCAGACACCTAGATGATAAGGCAAGTGTTGGTATTCTCTTATATGCAATAAAATATATTACAGAAAATAATATTGAACTTCCACATACTACAAATTTCTTTATTAGTTCATATGAAGAAGTTGGACATGGTGCTGCTGCTGCTATACCTGAAAACACAAAAGAATTTATTTCAGTAGATATGGGAGCTCCAGGTCTGGACCAAAACTCCTCAGAATACAGTGTATGTATTTGTGCTAAAGATTCTTCAGGTCCTTATGATTTAGACCTTAGAAAAAAGCTTGTTGATACTTGCAAGGAAAACAACATTGATTATAAAATAGACATATACCCATTTTACGGTTCTGATGCCTCTGCAGCACTTGGTGCTGGTTGGGATATAAGAGCTGGACTTATTGGTCCTGGAGTATTTGCATCTCATGCTTATGAAAGAACTCATATGGATGCTGTAATTGCTACTCTTGATTTAGTTATAAAATATTCCACTGAAGAGTAAAATTATAAAAAAGTTGTTGTGCATGGAACCCGGTTTCCATGCACAGCAGCATCATTTATTTTTTACAATATAAAGGCTGATTGAAAATAATCAGTCTTTTATTTAAAGTTTATGTTATATCGAACTAGTTCAAAGTTACTAGTTTTTGAGCTATATCTTAACGCATAGAGTTCATCGCTGTTTTTCCCCCAAGTACTATCAAAAAAACTTTGCTTACTGGGAACTAAAAAATGCTGCTCCATATTAAATTTAATAGCTTCTTTTGCCCATTCTTTAATTTCAGAATCCTTGTCTTCAAACTCTTCCTTCGTTACTTTAATTTTTTTGTTATTGCTTATATTTGCTATCCATACATTTGAATAATCTTTATCAAGATATAAATTTTTATGCCATAAACCTTTTTTATATGCGGAGGTTTGTTTTTCAAATTTTGTATAGCTTATGTAATTGCTATCTGGCGACCATGCTGCATATTTTCCTATATCTATAAGTTTATTTTCCTTTGTCTGTAAATTCAGAGTATATATTTTTTCTTTAAGTTCATAGGCTAGTTTTATTCCATCATTGGATAATGAAGGATTATACCCTTCTATAATATTCTCATTGTTCTTGCCATCTTTTGAAATCTTATAAACTCCTGGTTCTTTTTCTACAAATCCATGTCCTTCTGGTCCTGGCAGCACAGTTACGCTAAAATAAATAATATCTCCATCAGGAGTAAAGTTAGGTTTAGCAAAAGTCTTTTGAGGATCCTCTGAAGAAATTACCTTTTTTATTTCGTTTGACTTCCTATCTAATATATATATCCCATTACTCCTTGCAAAAGTGATTAATTCATCGTCTTTCGAGTAAGAAGGGTTATAGCATCCACCAATTTTAGTAAGCTGATTTGTTTCATTGCTGCTAAGCTGCATTTCATAAATGTTATCTCCATTTCCAAACAATAATTTACTGCCGTCACTATTTAGTACCGGATTAAAGTAAATTCCCTCAGCTACTACAGCATTATTTTTTTCATAACTATTTAAGTTAGAGACACTTGTGCTTAAATTATTATCTTTATCATCCATTAAAGTTTTCCTTTTCTCTATACTCAAACTATTGAAATACAAAGCTAATGCTGTAACTAAAATTGCTACTATGCTAAATCTTATAAAATCCTTTTTCACTTGTACCCCTCCTTACTTTCTTTGAACTCATACTGGAATAAATTAATTCAAAATTATATTTCCAAATAAGTCAGCTTTTTATCCATAGGTACAAGTTATTATTTTAAATTTAATTGATTACAATCTTATACATAAGTCTTAATATAAAAAAATAAAAGACAGCCTTTTGCTGTCCTTATTGCTTATTTTTAACTATTTATTTTCTCTAGTAAATTAGGCCTCTCTTTTATTGCTGCTACCGTATTTTTCAGGTTTAGCATCTTTATTGAGCTTCCTTACTTCTCTCAAATTATTATTTATATTCATTAATTGCTTAAGCTTTTTTAATTCATCTTCCAAGGATTGCTTTTGAATAAG includes these proteins:
- a CDS encoding VanW family protein, with product MKKNVIIITLASVVLVSAVAAGISFNNISNKVKAYDNVIYPGVKVEDVDLSGKTKVEALAILNQKYGDALIKKKINIKAPEKTYTLNYEKLSAKYNIEKIVDEAFSYNKDKGLLQKNKLIKSPTPKQFKLTGSFTFDSKPVKELIGVMQKEIDKQPANAAINMVSRGNFSITPDKKGSKLNTENLEKDILSKISGDLNGDVEIQAPVEDVQASITGDKLSKINTKLSSFSTNFSTSTAARATNISLATSFINGKVLMPGETFSFNDVVGQRTASRGFQEAPVIIGNKVDSGLGGGICQVSTTLYNAAIRANLQTVERIHHTLPSHYIGLGMDATVDYGNIDYKFKNTLEFPVYIEAYTENRNIVFSVYSDKSLTSRTYDLVNEVYDTMQPEVKYVDDPNMDEGVTETVQPASIGYKVRVYKNTYENGKLIAHDLITNETYNKVDGTVKRGTRKKQ
- a CDS encoding TolB family protein translates to MKKDFIRFSIVAILVTALALYFNSLSIEKRKTLMDDKDNNLSTSVSNLNSYEKNNAVVAEGIYFNPVLNSDGSKLLFGNGDNIYEMQLSSNETNQLTKIGGCYNPSYSKDDELITFARSNGIYILDRKSNEIKKVISSEDPQKTFAKPNFTPDGDIIYFSVTVLPGPEGHGFVEKEPGVYKISKDGKNNENIIEGYNPSLSNDGIKLAYELKEKIYTLNLQTKENKLIDIGKYAAWSPDSNYISYTKFEKQTSAYKKGLWHKNLYLDKDYSNVWIANISNNKKIKVTKEEFEDKDSEIKEWAKEAIKFNMEQHFLVPSKQSFFDSTWGKNSDELYALRYSSKTSNFELVRYNINFK
- a CDS encoding M42 family metallopeptidase, producing MNYSKEKIKYYLNSILTIPSPTGYTNKIMDYIKEELHLLSVPYTTTNKGAVIVTIKGKDDNYQRTFSAHVDTLGAMVKGLKSNGALSIVPVGGFMMNSVEGENCTIETLDGKTYTGTIQTIKPSVHISGQDARELKRTPENMEVVLDEKVSSKDDVEALGINVGDFVCFDARTTFTEKEFIKSRHLDDKASVGILLYAIKYITENNIELPHTTNFFISSYEEVGHGAAAAIPENTKEFISVDMGAPGLDQNSSEYSVCICAKDSSGPYDLDLRKKLVDTCKENNIDYKIDIYPFYGSDASAALGAGWDIRAGLIGPGVFASHAYERTHMDAVIATLDLVIKYSTEE